A window from Kovacikia minuta CCNUW1 encodes these proteins:
- the ndhI gene encoding NAD(P)H-quinone oxidoreductase subunit I: MKFLKQVGDYTKEAAQAAKYIGQGLSVTFDHMQRRPVTVQYPYEKLIPSERFRGRIHFEFDKCISCEVCVRVCPINLPVVDWEFNPETKKKSLKHYSIDFGVCIFCGNCVEYCPTNCLSMTEEYELSTYDRHELNYDNVALGRLPYKVTDDPMVTPLRELAYLPKGVTDPHDLPANARRAGLRPEEILEQSEN, from the coding sequence CTGAAATTCCTTAAGCAAGTTGGTGACTATACCAAAGAGGCTGCTCAGGCGGCAAAGTACATTGGTCAGGGGCTTTCGGTTACCTTTGACCACATGCAACGGCGTCCGGTTACCGTCCAATATCCTTACGAAAAGCTAATCCCTTCAGAGCGATTCCGGGGACGGATTCATTTTGAGTTTGACAAATGTATTTCTTGTGAAGTGTGTGTACGGGTTTGCCCGATTAATTTACCCGTAGTTGATTGGGAATTTAATCCAGAAACGAAGAAAAAGAGTCTCAAACACTACAGTATTGATTTCGGAGTTTGCATCTTTTGCGGAAATTGTGTCGAGTATTGCCCAACTAATTGTTTATCGATGACGGAAGAGTATGAACTCTCTACCTACGATCGCCACGAGTTGAACTACGACAACGTTGCTTTAGGTCGTTTGCCCTATAAGGTAACGGATGATCCAATGGTGACTCCGCTACGAGAATTGGCATATTTGCCGAAGGGGGTTACCGATCCGCATGATCTACCTGCTAATGCCCGACGGGCCGGGTTGCGACCAGAAGAAATTTTGGAGCAATCGGAGAATTAG
- the nuoK gene encoding NADH-quinone oxidoreductase subunit NuoK yields MPLQYFLVLAAALFCIGIYGLITSRNAVRVLMSIEIMLNAVNLNLMAFSNFLDAGEVRGQVFTTFVIAIAAAEAAVGLAIVLAIYRNRDTVDMEQFNLLKW; encoded by the coding sequence ATGCCCCTGCAATATTTTCTGGTTTTGGCGGCTGCACTATTTTGCATTGGCATCTATGGGCTAATTACGAGTCGTAATGCAGTACGAGTGCTGATGTCGATTGAGATAATGCTGAATGCAGTCAATCTCAATTTGATGGCATTTTCCAACTTCTTAGACGCAGGAGAGGTAAGAGGTCAGGTTTTCACAACGTTTGTAATTGCGATCGCTGCTGCTGAGGCGGCTGTAGGATTGGCGATCGTCCTGGCAATCTATCGCAACCGCGATACGGTAGACATGGAACAATTTAACCTGCTCAAATGGTAA
- the nuoH gene encoding NADH-quinone oxidoreductase subunit NuoH, with the protein MSSGIDLQEIFVKSLTDLGVPAGASKAIWMPLPMLLMIIGATVGVLVTVWLERKISAAAQQRIGPEFIGPLGVLAPVADGLKLIFKEDVIPAKSDPLLFTLGPVIVVIPVFLSYMIVPFGQNLVISNVGMGVFLWIALSSVTPIGLLMSGYASNNKYSLLGGLRAAAQSISYEIPLALSVLAIAMMSNSLSTVDIVDQQTGYGILGWNVWRQPIGFLIFWIAALAECERIPFDLPEAEEELVAGYQTEYSGMKFALFYLGSYVNLVLSALLVSVLYLGGWEFPIPLDVMAGWLGVSEANPIFQLVTASVGITMTLLKAYFLVFLAILMRWTVPRVRIDQLLDLGWKFLLPVSLVNLLLTAGLKLAFPVAFGG; encoded by the coding sequence ATGAGTTCAGGCATAGACTTACAGGAAATATTTGTTAAATCCCTGACAGACTTGGGTGTGCCTGCGGGTGCGTCTAAGGCGATCTGGATGCCCCTGCCCATGTTGCTCATGATTATTGGGGCAACGGTAGGTGTTTTGGTGACGGTTTGGTTGGAACGGAAAATTTCCGCGGCGGCTCAACAGCGCATTGGTCCTGAATTTATTGGTCCCCTGGGTGTGCTGGCACCAGTTGCAGATGGTCTGAAGCTGATTTTTAAGGAAGATGTAATTCCGGCGAAGTCTGATCCGCTTTTGTTTACGCTGGGTCCAGTCATCGTAGTGATTCCGGTCTTCCTGTCCTACATGATTGTGCCGTTTGGGCAAAATCTGGTGATCTCGAATGTGGGCATGGGGGTGTTTCTGTGGATCGCGTTGTCTAGTGTGACGCCGATCGGTCTCTTGATGTCGGGGTATGCTTCGAACAATAAATACTCCTTACTGGGTGGGTTGCGGGCAGCGGCACAGTCGATTAGCTACGAGATTCCATTAGCGCTGTCGGTGTTGGCGATCGCCATGATGTCCAACTCTTTAAGTACGGTTGACATTGTGGATCAGCAGACAGGCTATGGCATTTTGGGGTGGAACGTTTGGCGGCAACCGATCGGGTTTTTGATTTTCTGGATTGCAGCCCTGGCGGAGTGTGAGCGGATTCCATTTGACCTGCCAGAGGCGGAAGAAGAATTGGTGGCTGGCTATCAGACCGAATATTCAGGCATGAAGTTTGCGTTGTTCTACCTGGGGTCCTATGTCAACCTCGTACTCTCAGCCCTTTTAGTATCTGTGCTTTACCTGGGTGGGTGGGAGTTTCCAATTCCGTTAGATGTGATGGCGGGTTGGCTAGGCGTCAGTGAGGCAAATCCCATTTTCCAGCTTGTGACGGCTTCGGTGGGAATTACAATGACGCTGTTGAAGGCTTATTTTCTGGTGTTCCTGGCAATTTTGATGCGCTGGACTGTACCCCGCGTTCGGATTGATCAGTTGCTAGACTTAGGCTGGAAGTTCCTATTGCCCGTTTCTCTGGTCAATCTGTTGTTAACTGCGGGTCTAAAGTTGGCATTTCCAGTCGCTTTTGGCGGCTGA
- the chlP gene encoding geranylgeranyl reductase codes for MALRVAVVGGGPAGSSAAEVLAKAGIETYLIERKLDNVKPCGGAIPLCMVSEFDLPPEIIDRRVRKMKMISPSNIEVSIGSTLKDDEYIGMCRREVLDGFLRDRAEKLGAQVINGTVHKLEIPGNDQDPYTIHYADHSNGSLEGDNKILKVDLVIGADGANSRVAKAIDAGDYNYAIAFQERIRLPEDKMAYYEDLAEMYVGDDVSPDFYAWVFPKYDHVAVGTGTMKPNQARIKQLQAGIRTRAAARLRGGKIIRVEAHPIPEHPRPRRVVGRVALVGDAAGTVTKSSGEGIYFAAKSARMCAEVIVEASHKGERIPTEADLKVYLKQWDKQYGMTYLVLDLLQRVFYRSDAAREAFVEMCGDLDVQKLTFDSYLYKTVVPANPLIQLKITAKTIGSLLRGNALAP; via the coding sequence TTGGCACTGCGGGTTGCTGTTGTGGGCGGAGGTCCAGCTGGTTCCTCTGCTGCGGAAGTTTTAGCAAAAGCGGGAATTGAAACCTATTTAATTGAGCGCAAGTTAGACAACGTAAAACCCTGTGGGGGTGCCATTCCACTGTGTATGGTAAGCGAGTTTGACCTGCCGCCCGAAATCATCGATCGCCGCGTTCGTAAGATGAAAATGATCTCGCCTTCTAATATCGAGGTCAGCATTGGCAGCACGCTTAAGGATGATGAATACATTGGTATGTGTCGTCGGGAAGTGCTGGATGGTTTTCTGCGCGATCGGGCAGAAAAATTGGGCGCTCAGGTGATCAATGGCACTGTCCATAAGCTAGAGATCCCCGGAAACGACCAAGATCCGTATACCATTCACTATGCGGATCACTCTAATGGCAGCCTGGAAGGGGATAACAAGATCCTGAAAGTAGATCTGGTGATTGGCGCAGACGGGGCAAACTCACGGGTAGCCAAGGCAATTGATGCGGGCGATTACAATTATGCGATCGCCTTCCAGGAGCGCATCCGATTGCCAGAAGACAAAATGGCATACTACGAAGACCTGGCGGAAATGTACGTCGGTGATGATGTATCCCCCGACTTTTATGCCTGGGTTTTCCCTAAGTACGACCACGTGGCAGTGGGTACGGGTACGATGAAGCCCAATCAGGCAAGGATTAAGCAACTGCAAGCCGGAATTCGCACCCGGGCTGCGGCTAGACTACGGGGAGGCAAAATTATCCGTGTGGAAGCCCATCCGATCCCCGAACATCCCAGACCTCGACGGGTAGTGGGACGGGTTGCCCTGGTGGGGGATGCGGCTGGGACCGTCACCAAATCATCTGGCGAAGGCATCTATTTTGCTGCCAAATCCGCTCGTATGTGTGCTGAAGTGATCGTAGAAGCCTCGCACAAAGGAGAGCGGATTCCCACTGAAGCAGACCTCAAGGTTTACCTCAAACAGTGGGATAAGCAGTATGGCATGACTTACCTGGTCCTGGATCTACTGCAACGGGTCTTCTACCGCTCCGACGCCGCCCGCGAGGCATTTGTTGAAATGTGTGGTGACCTGGATGTCCAGAAGCTCACATTCGATAGCTACCTTTACAAGACAGTGGTTCCCGCTAATCCCCTGATCCAACTCAAGATCACAGCGAAGACGATCGGGAGTCTCCTGCGGGGTAATGCCTTGGCACCTTAA
- a CDS encoding NAD(+) kinase: MQLKQAIIAHKAGDTISQRWAEKCARQLENRNCRVLVGPSGPKDNPYPVFLASVTQPIDLAIVLGGDGTALSAARNLAEDHIPILAVNIGGHLGFLTESADSFDDTEQVWDRLTTDHFAVQQRMMLQASVFEGHRTNLDPISDRYLALNEMCIKPASADRMITSILEMEIDGEIVDQYQGDGLIVATPTGSTCYTVAANGPIIHPGMDAITVTPICPLSLSSRPIVLPPGSVVSIWPLMDNDLSTKLWMDGVLATSIWPGQRVDIRNADCQARFIVLKDNYSYYQTLREKLQWAGARVRYSNNHRN, encoded by the coding sequence GTGCAACTGAAGCAAGCTATTATCGCTCACAAGGCAGGAGATACCATTAGCCAGCGCTGGGCAGAAAAGTGTGCGCGGCAACTAGAAAACAGAAACTGTCGAGTTTTGGTAGGTCCAAGCGGTCCCAAAGATAATCCCTATCCGGTTTTTCTTGCTTCAGTGACGCAGCCGATCGACCTGGCAATTGTCCTAGGAGGAGATGGCACCGCTTTAAGTGCCGCGCGCAATCTGGCTGAAGATCACATTCCCATACTGGCAGTCAATATTGGTGGGCATCTTGGCTTTTTAACCGAGTCTGCGGATTCTTTCGATGATACCGAACAAGTGTGGGATCGCTTGACGACTGACCACTTTGCAGTACAGCAGCGAATGATGCTACAAGCCTCAGTGTTTGAAGGGCATCGAACCAATTTAGACCCAATCAGCGATCGCTACCTGGCATTGAATGAAATGTGCATTAAGCCTGCCTCTGCTGATCGCATGATTACCTCGATTTTGGAAATGGAAATTGATGGCGAAATCGTAGACCAGTATCAGGGAGATGGATTAATTGTCGCTACGCCTACAGGCTCTACCTGTTATACTGTCGCTGCCAATGGACCCATCATTCACCCCGGCATGGATGCGATTACGGTAACGCCCATCTGTCCTTTAAGTCTTTCCAGCCGACCCATTGTGTTACCGCCTGGCTCAGTAGTCAGCATTTGGCCTCTGATGGATAATGACCTGAGTACAAAACTCTGGATGGATGGAGTTCTGGCAACTTCGATCTGGCCTGGGCAGCGCGTAGATATTCGCAATGCCGATTGTCAGGCACGATTTATCGTCTTGAAAGATAACTATTCCTACTATCAGACCCTCCGCGAGAAGCTGCAATGGGCAGGGGCGAGGGTGCGCTATAGCAATAATCATCGGAATTAG
- a CDS encoding citrate synthase produces MTVCEYRAGLEGIPATQSSISFVDGQRGILEYRGIPIDELARKSNFLETAYLLIWGELPTKEELELFEYEITHHRRLKYRIRDMMKCFPESGHPMDALQACAAALGLFYSRRALDDPAYIRAAVIRLLAKIPTMVAAFQLMRKGNDPVQPRDDLNYPANFLYMLNEQEPDPLPAHIFEVSLILHAEHTINASTFSAMVTASTLTDPYAVVASAVGTLAGPLHGGASEEVILMLEEIASVENVRPWLEEQLQKKAKIMGFGHRVYKVKDPRATILQELAEQLFEKYGRDKYYDIAVELENAVAEKLGHRGIYPNVDFYSGLVYRKLGIPTDLFTPVFAISRTAGWLAHWKEQLGENRIFRPTQIYTGLHEAPYIPIDKR; encoded by the coding sequence ATGACTGTCTGCGAATATAGGGCAGGATTAGAAGGCATTCCCGCAACCCAATCCAGCATTAGTTTTGTTGATGGACAGCGAGGGATTTTGGAATATCGAGGCATTCCAATTGACGAACTCGCTAGAAAAAGTAACTTTTTGGAGACGGCATATCTCTTAATTTGGGGAGAATTGCCCACCAAGGAAGAGCTAGAGCTATTTGAGTACGAGATTACCCATCATCGACGACTCAAGTATCGCATTCGGGATATGATGAAGTGCTTTCCCGAAAGTGGCCATCCAATGGACGCTTTACAGGCGTGTGCTGCTGCTTTGGGGCTGTTTTACTCGCGGCGTGCTCTGGATGATCCTGCTTATATTCGCGCTGCTGTAATTCGGTTGTTGGCAAAAATCCCTACGATGGTGGCAGCGTTTCAGTTAATGCGAAAGGGGAATGATCCGGTTCAACCCCGTGATGACCTGAATTACCCAGCCAACTTCCTCTATATGCTCAACGAACAGGAGCCAGATCCCTTACCTGCCCACATATTCGAGGTAAGCCTGATCCTGCATGCCGAGCATACCATCAATGCTTCTACGTTCTCTGCAATGGTAACTGCTTCTACCCTGACCGACCCTTATGCGGTTGTGGCTTCTGCGGTTGGAACACTGGCGGGTCCATTGCATGGTGGGGCGAGTGAAGAAGTTATCCTAATGCTAGAGGAAATTGCTTCGGTGGAGAATGTGCGTCCATGGTTGGAGGAGCAGCTTCAGAAAAAAGCTAAAATCATGGGTTTTGGTCACCGGGTCTATAAGGTGAAAGACCCTCGCGCTACAATTTTGCAGGAGTTGGCGGAGCAGCTATTTGAGAAGTATGGGCGGGATAAGTACTACGACATCGCTGTTGAGCTGGAAAATGCTGTTGCGGAAAAGCTAGGACATCGTGGGATTTATCCAAATGTTGATTTCTATTCCGGTCTGGTTTATCGGAAATTGGGAATCCCAACCGACCTGTTTACCCCTGTGTTTGCGATTTCACGAACCGCTGGTTGGCTGGCTCACTGGAAGGAGCAACTGGGAGAAAACCGGATTTTCCGTCCGACTCAAATCTATACGGGCTTGCATGAGGCACCCTACATCCCGATCGACAAGCGCTAA
- a CDS encoding caspase family protein gives MRKWAIAIGINQYQFMQPLSFAQQDAQALKTFLVREAGFAPEQCVLMTDTSSPLWGRPTYPSRENIKGWIDLLSQQYLQPGDLLWIFFSGCSACWQGKDYLLPIAGNPSDLPGTAISLESIFNQLKMIPAETLLLLIDTARAEGGASHNGVGAQTAQLAEHLGIPTIVSCQPDRFFRETPFLGHGFVTAALLDGLRYQPEITLAQMDQFLDDRLKIQSEYYQRRLQKPLVVSPPDQLNQPLLPAQLPATERGTPAESNVPAQWERLPASAHGRHAAVPHPPTSVQQRSQKTPASIGFSRSDAVAPEQALTQRQGDGPETGKFSAHTAQTPGAETPVAANQTESTDFQFVDESPLGRSLWWGSVALATFLLAGGVCWKHWAFMTQGSQLAKKPTADGQIVAAQPSSTQPQQSLATSTNTIAAQSTYAPVKKSLTAPITRVANRSIQQPDDGSTTAVDDSDDSRPASFSSKAKSSSVQPSKTKPSNQSSQSVAQSLEEKPAGLQQSLLNSAKAKIAISSNQASLYWDAIQDASKIQPDDPQNPQAQQEIAGWSQDILTIATWRAKQRNFDTAIMAAALIPSNQPIFSDAQEAIARWCPSLSQQAAKKVAHRRQAKAICLQQ, from the coding sequence ATGAGAAAGTGGGCGATCGCAATTGGAATTAATCAATATCAATTCATGCAGCCCTTGAGCTTTGCCCAGCAAGACGCTCAAGCCCTGAAAACATTTCTGGTGCGCGAAGCCGGATTTGCGCCCGAACAATGTGTGTTGATGACGGATACCTCTTCGCCACTCTGGGGTAGACCAACTTATCCCAGTCGGGAGAATATTAAGGGTTGGATTGACTTACTGAGTCAACAGTATTTGCAACCTGGAGATCTACTCTGGATTTTCTTTAGCGGCTGTAGTGCCTGCTGGCAGGGAAAGGATTATCTGCTGCCGATCGCGGGCAACCCCTCTGATTTACCGGGAACAGCCATTTCCCTGGAGAGCATCTTTAACCAGCTAAAAATGATTCCAGCGGAAACCTTGCTGCTTCTAATTGATACTGCCCGTGCCGAAGGTGGTGCATCCCACAACGGGGTAGGGGCGCAGACAGCGCAATTAGCCGAGCATTTGGGAATTCCAACCATTGTTTCTTGCCAACCCGATCGATTTTTTCGCGAAACGCCATTTCTGGGGCACGGATTTGTGACAGCGGCACTTTTAGACGGCTTGCGCTATCAACCGGAGATAACCCTTGCCCAAATGGATCAATTCCTGGACGATCGCCTGAAAATCCAGAGTGAATATTATCAGCGACGCCTTCAGAAACCTCTCGTGGTCAGCCCACCCGATCAGCTCAATCAACCCCTGCTGCCTGCCCAACTCCCCGCTACGGAACGGGGCACTCCTGCTGAAAGCAATGTTCCAGCCCAATGGGAACGGTTGCCTGCATCTGCGCATGGACGGCATGCAGCCGTTCCCCACCCACCCACCTCTGTCCAGCAGAGATCCCAAAAGACGCCTGCATCCATCGGTTTTTCCAGAAGCGATGCAGTCGCGCCAGAACAAGCACTTACCCAGAGGCAGGGAGATGGACCGGAGACCGGGAAATTTTCTGCCCATACCGCTCAAACTCCTGGGGCAGAGACGCCAGTTGCGGCAAATCAGACGGAATCGACCGATTTCCAGTTTGTGGACGAATCACCCCTTGGGCGATCACTCTGGTGGGGAAGTGTAGCATTGGCAACGTTTCTATTGGCTGGAGGAGTGTGCTGGAAACATTGGGCTTTCATGACGCAAGGTTCACAGCTGGCAAAGAAGCCGACAGCAGATGGTCAGATCGTTGCAGCCCAACCTTCCTCAACTCAACCCCAGCAATCCCTCGCCACTTCAACCAACACAATCGCGGCTCAGTCTACTTACGCCCCTGTCAAAAAATCTTTAACCGCTCCAATTACCCGTGTAGCCAATCGTTCAATCCAACAGCCAGACGATGGCTCAACCACAGCGGTTGACGATTCAGACGACAGCCGTCCCGCTTCTTTTTCATCTAAAGCAAAATCCAGTTCAGTTCAACCGTCTAAGACAAAACCCTCAAACCAATCCTCCCAGTCCGTAGCTCAATCCCTAGAAGAGAAACCAGCTGGATTGCAGCAATCGTTGTTGAACAGTGCGAAAGCCAAGATTGCCATTAGCAGCAATCAAGCATCCCTCTATTGGGATGCCATTCAGGATGCCAGCAAAATCCAACCCGACGATCCGCAAAACCCCCAGGCACAGCAGGAGATTGCAGGCTGGAGCCAGGACATTTTAACCATTGCAACCTGGCGTGCCAAGCAACGGAATTTTGATACTGCGATTATGGCAGCGGCCTTGATCCCGTCCAATCAACCAATTTTCTCAGATGCCCAGGAGGCGATCGCCCGTTGGTGCCCCTCCCTTTCCCAACAGGCTGCTAAAAAAGTTGCCCACCGACGGCAGGCAAAAGCAATTTGTTTGCAACAGTAG
- a CDS encoding IS110 family RNA-guided transposase, which yields MSASNLVALGIDISKASFDVALLKSDKRSKVGKFDNTSEGFEQLSQWLRGQGVEQVHACLEATNVYGHALAIHLFRQGHQVSIVNPARVKGYAKSQLSRTKNDRADAGLIARFCRDLKPSLWHPCAAEVAKLQGFSRRLEALEHMVTQEQNRLDICDEEFRADIEAHIQFLKGQVESVKKRLHEHIKAHESLAKQHQLLTSIAGIGDKTAAIVLAEIGTLAVFGSARQLAAFAGLTPQEFTSGSSVNGKTRLCKIGNPRLRKALYFPALTSIRHCPQIQAFRQRLLQAGKTKMQVVGAVMHKLIRVIYGVLKSGQPFDASKLMPPNQAQSKAEKSLTSALAS from the coding sequence ATGAGTGCATCCAACTTAGTGGCTTTAGGCATTGACATCAGCAAAGCCAGTTTCGATGTCGCATTACTCAAGAGCGACAAACGCTCGAAAGTCGGGAAGTTTGACAATACCTCAGAGGGCTTTGAGCAGTTAAGCCAATGGCTGCGTGGGCAAGGAGTTGAGCAGGTACATGCCTGTCTTGAAGCCACCAACGTGTATGGACACGCCCTAGCAATCCATTTATTCCGCCAGGGGCATCAGGTTAGTATCGTCAATCCAGCACGGGTCAAAGGGTATGCCAAAAGCCAACTGAGCCGCACCAAAAATGACCGAGCCGATGCCGGGTTGATCGCTCGCTTTTGCCGTGACCTCAAACCGAGCTTATGGCACCCCTGTGCGGCTGAAGTCGCCAAACTGCAAGGCTTTTCTCGCCGCTTAGAAGCCCTTGAGCACATGGTCACTCAAGAGCAAAATCGCTTGGACATCTGTGACGAGGAATTTAGAGCTGATATTGAAGCTCACATTCAGTTTCTCAAAGGGCAAGTCGAATCGGTAAAAAAGCGATTGCACGAGCATATCAAAGCCCATGAAAGTTTAGCCAAACAGCACCAGTTGCTGACTTCGATCGCAGGCATTGGTGACAAAACAGCCGCAATTGTCCTGGCTGAAATTGGCACGCTGGCGGTCTTTGGTTCAGCACGACAGTTAGCTGCCTTTGCTGGGCTGACTCCCCAGGAGTTTACCTCCGGTAGCTCTGTCAACGGCAAAACGCGCCTGTGTAAAATTGGCAATCCTCGTTTACGTAAAGCGCTCTATTTCCCTGCCCTCACCTCGATTCGCCATTGCCCTCAAATCCAAGCCTTTCGGCAACGCCTGCTGCAAGCCGGTAAAACCAAGATGCAAGTGGTCGGAGCCGTGATGCATAAATTGATTCGCGTCATCTATGGGGTACTCAAGTCGGGTCAACCCTTCGATGCCTCTAAATTGATGCCTCCGAACCAGGCTCAATCAAAAGCTGAGAAATCTTTGACTTCAGCCCTTGCATCTTAG
- the tnpC gene encoding IS66 family transposase, translating into MNENLPNSVNEISQTDWEKTPESVKRLVNSLVGRIEQLEQQYEEFKVENELLKEQVKQNSQNSSQPPSQDMSKGFKVKEKPKSGKQRGGQPGHEGHGRSLYPTEQCQNVEDYYPEACVHCGGRLNGVDHDPHRIQVVEIPPIVPQVCEHRFHALACGRCGGVTRAWDEEICNGSGYGERVVAHVGVLSGQYRQSHRMVQELLWELFGVEISVGSINQLRQESSDSVAEAVVQAQRYVQAQAQVNMDETSFAQGNSDGNNPTRCKGWLWVIVTPLVSYFAVCLGRSQAVCQDLLGQAFNGIVSSDRFSAYTWLELKGRQLCWAHLKRDFTRIAERSGVSGELGRALLAQQKLLFELWYRVRDGTLERSQFILEVAPIQQRIHELLSEGSAYVIGTKEKTPLAKTVRTCQQLLKVETALWTFVTTAGIEPTNNAAERALRPAVLWRKNSFGSQSQVGSLFVSRMLTVVTTLRSQNRPVLDYLVEACRAARQGRSAPSLLPTVAITP; encoded by the coding sequence ATGAACGAGAACTTGCCCAACTCAGTGAACGAGATTAGCCAAACGGATTGGGAAAAGACCCCAGAGAGTGTCAAACGATTGGTGAACAGTTTGGTTGGGCGCATCGAACAGCTAGAGCAACAATACGAGGAATTCAAAGTAGAGAACGAATTACTCAAGGAACAGGTCAAGCAAAACAGCCAGAATTCGTCTCAACCTCCGTCACAGGATATGAGCAAAGGGTTCAAAGTGAAGGAGAAGCCGAAAAGTGGCAAGCAGCGAGGTGGACAACCTGGACACGAAGGGCATGGGCGCTCGTTGTATCCAACTGAGCAATGCCAGAACGTTGAAGACTATTATCCTGAAGCGTGCGTGCACTGTGGTGGGAGATTGAACGGAGTAGACCACGACCCGCATCGGATTCAGGTTGTAGAAATCCCTCCGATTGTGCCTCAAGTGTGTGAGCATCGGTTTCATGCCTTGGCGTGTGGGCGATGTGGGGGAGTGACGCGGGCTTGGGACGAGGAGATTTGCAACGGGAGTGGTTATGGAGAGCGAGTGGTGGCTCACGTTGGCGTGTTGAGCGGACAGTACCGCCAGTCACACCGAATGGTCCAAGAATTGCTGTGGGAATTGTTTGGGGTGGAGATTTCAGTCGGCAGTATCAACCAACTGCGGCAGGAGAGTTCTGATTCGGTTGCAGAGGCTGTGGTTCAAGCCCAGCGCTATGTCCAAGCCCAAGCTCAGGTGAATATGGATGAAACCAGCTTTGCTCAAGGCAATAGCGATGGCAACAATCCGACTCGATGCAAAGGTTGGTTGTGGGTAATCGTCACCCCATTAGTCAGCTATTTTGCAGTCTGTCTAGGACGCTCTCAAGCCGTGTGCCAAGACTTATTGGGCCAGGCCTTTAATGGCATTGTCAGCAGTGACCGCTTCAGTGCCTATACTTGGCTTGAACTCAAAGGCCGACAACTGTGTTGGGCCCATCTCAAACGAGATTTTACTCGGATTGCCGAACGGTCTGGAGTTTCTGGTGAATTAGGTCGAGCACTGTTAGCTCAACAGAAGTTGTTGTTTGAGTTGTGGTATCGGGTTCGAGATGGCACTTTAGAGCGTTCGCAATTTATTTTAGAAGTCGCACCTATTCAGCAACGCATTCACGAGTTGCTGAGTGAGGGATCTGCTTATGTCATTGGAACAAAAGAAAAAACACCGTTAGCAAAAACAGTTCGAACCTGCCAGCAACTGTTGAAAGTAGAGACAGCGTTATGGACGTTTGTGACAACAGCAGGGATTGAACCAACCAATAATGCAGCAGAACGGGCACTGCGTCCAGCCGTTTTATGGCGCAAAAATAGCTTTGGTTCTCAAAGTCAAGTGGGCAGTTTATTTGTCTCAAGAATGCTCACGGTGGTCACGACACTACGATCTCAAAATCGTCCAGTGTTAGATTATCTGGTTGAGGCCTGTCGTGCTGCTCGGCAGGGTCGATCTGCTCCCTCCCTACTACCTACTGTTGCTATTACCCCCTGA
- a CDS encoding NADH-quinone oxidoreductase subunit J — protein sequence MNLAQGVQVVSFVLLSLMVIGAALGVVLIPNVVYSAFLLGGVFISIAGMYLLLNADFVATAQVLIYVGAVNVLILFAIMLVNKRQDFVPMPKAWIRKGATGLVCVGLFALLTTMVLVTPWSFSTGAIAGNEAIVLIGKHFFTDFLLPFELASVLLLMALVGAVVLARREFIPDQIVTSVQPPALTLPERPRELVSSGSSGSTETSSR from the coding sequence GTGAATCTGGCTCAAGGTGTTCAAGTTGTTTCGTTTGTACTGTTGTCCCTGATGGTCATTGGGGCAGCATTGGGTGTAGTTCTAATTCCCAATGTGGTTTATTCTGCCTTTTTGCTGGGTGGAGTATTTATTAGCATTGCGGGTATGTATCTGCTGCTAAATGCGGACTTTGTCGCAACAGCGCAGGTTCTGATCTACGTGGGAGCGGTAAACGTGTTGATTTTGTTTGCCATTATGTTGGTGAACAAGCGTCAGGATTTTGTGCCAATGCCCAAAGCCTGGATTCGCAAGGGAGCAACCGGTTTGGTCTGTGTGGGTTTGTTTGCCCTGCTAACTACAATGGTGTTGGTAACGCCCTGGTCCTTCTCGACGGGTGCAATCGCTGGAAATGAAGCGATCGTGCTGATTGGGAAGCATTTCTTTACGGATTTTCTGCTGCCGTTTGAATTGGCATCTGTTTTACTGCTGATGGCGCTGGTGGGTGCGGTAGTTCTGGCGCGGCGAGAGTTTATTCCCGATCAGATAGTGACTTCGGTGCAGCCGCCCGCCTTAACCTTGCCTGAGCGCCCCCGTGAATTGGTTTCCTCTGGATCGAGTGGTTCAACTGAAACCAGTAGCCGATAG